A section of the Carya illinoinensis cultivar Pawnee chromosome 12, C.illinoinensisPawnee_v1, whole genome shotgun sequence genome encodes:
- the LOC122290448 gene encoding putative disease resistance protein At4g19050 isoform X6: MADQQSAERSNETKSKEIATKDSGHPTESAEGNKEVASTKEIARKDSGNPTESAEGNKEVASTKEIARKYSRNPTELAEGNKEVASTKEIARKDSGNPTESAEGNKEVASTKEISRKDSINPRELAKGNKEVASTKEIARKDSGNPTESAEGNKEVASTKEIARKDSGNPTELAEGNKEVTSTKEIARKDSGNPTELAEGNKEVASTKGHQLLPREFVTELAEGNKEVASTKEIARKDSGNPTESTEGNKEVASTKEIASQNPTESAARNKDDVKSTEENDFENYIMEQLEDENVETIALEGEAGVGKTWKARKSNDFIINSENHFYGNLWISMNKEHDKRFLYDVLAHQLSVQASTDDYQEGNDEKKSEELVRKITNMLVERKSKESEVLEITKMLREMELKKMEELVSEIPKKLRGIESNNLEVLVITKMVREMESKKTEELKRKITQKLGEMEEKKLWEMAKKKKSGGSDRLSDNKVFQSNDRLEDQKPKTEKSIKSVWKKKEKNKTVGLPINEKSGGHISSSKEKLFLLVILDDIRSDSTYEEGTRAELETLLPKESRPKFLVTRRRDTVSKDEKILKNGELIIDIEPLREKESGTLFKKLLKTSILHEESFVASIEKIAQKSNGLPIAVVKLVVEALNLSGANDLELLKLENALKQIANYKEADKCTSSLLRLAIHMLHGSDHGSCSTPGNDTLVNCYWHSWEFISRHGAIDYNVLIFSWILEGYFGSADHIKQSYEEGHRVLMKLIGCGLLKMLEDNLIMMEELVLSIPDCRRDGYEQRSVLGLARVLDESIWKGFGTLAPSDYMIKTPKRGPKKDKYISTLLIHGSSLCREDLDLYFEEKLGLQNLAIFNPRFDSIPRLLSKMEELCVLILRGCDQLQEIDAIQNLKSLTVLEISDANFLEKKEKITGDLFKEMTNLQTLNLCAVSIKMLPSSLSNLKQLRWLILRRCPFLESLPNLKELTNLEVLDLSGSTSLLNITDKTFSHLKKIQFLDFSHTSIKRLPFLCNLGNLENLTQLLLRNCKLNRLPSFKALPALQCIDISASNSNMLKDIKEDFFENKDKLKILHLSKTEISRLPSNFGNFPNLELLDLSDSSKLVTIPENAFKNMGCLRHLNLSNTKLESLPKISNLVNLRQLFLENCALHKLPKMEGVTRLEELHLSNASSLVEIEDQSFDYLSHIYLLDFSHTKIKTLPSLAKLNNLRSLNLSGTRLTFPCISSLTNLTQLSLRGCSISDQSEPNFGEHKKLEVLDLSEITGITSLSTLNNLTSLRELKLRGCSKLEQLQHLESLAHLEVLDLWETGIKQFPKEICKLTQLKHLDLPKGIMGIQESDLQKMEPEFHFYVFPEQGKAGDIHWHKVDPNFRRIYFNTLSLPGECRQFLEIIGSIEVKDVLKKAAYISLIGNKFITRLSDLGVENVDAMKGCWLQRCPEMETLCLEEEIEDKTVGNLEILWVSNLPKLKDLCSGIQPAGGGFKNLTEMYLDCCPLIKSVFHSSQFPEKLKILQIKFCEDLEILFEPNTLDKAGNLEILRASNLPKLKDLCSGIHTAGGGFKNLTEMYLDCCPLIKYVFHSSQFPEKLKILRIKFCKDLKRLFEQNNVLDADKKWSLQKLHLVELPKLTEMGVPESKKIRDVFPSLEAITVKECPMLEIMSEKIKEANCNNVEEDWNIQL; encoded by the exons ATGGCCGATCAGCAGTCTGCAGAGCGAAGTAATGAAACCAAGTCTAAAG AAATTGCCACGAAAGATAGCGGACATCCAACAGAGTCAGCTGAAGGAAACAAGGAGGTCGCATCCACAAAAG AAATTGCCAGGAAAGATAGCGGAAATCCAACAGAGTCAGCTGAAGGAAACAAGGAGGTCGCATCCACAAAAG AAATTGCCAGGAAATATAGCAGAAATCCAACAGAGTTAGCTGAAGGAAACAAGGAGGTCGCATCCACAAAAG AAATTGCCAGGAAAGATAGCGGAAATCCAACAGAGTCAGCTGAAGGAAACAAGGAGGTCGCATCCACAAAAG AAATTTCCAGGAAAGATAGCATAAATCCAAGAGAGTTAGCTAAAGGAAACAAGGAGGTCGCATCCACAAAAG AAATTGCCAGGAAAGATAGCGGAAATCCAACAGAGTCAGCTGAAGGAAACAAGGAGGTCGCCTCCACAAAAG AAATTGCCAGGAAAGATAGCGGAAATCCAACAGAGTTAGCTGAAGGAAACAAGGAGGTCACATCCACAAAAG AAATTGCCAGGAAAGATAGCGGAAATCCAACAGAGTTAGCTGAAGGAAACAAGGAGGTCGCATCCACAAAAG GTCATCAACTTTTACCAAGAGAATTTGTTACAGAGTTAGCTGAAGGAAACAAGGAGGTCGCATCCACAAAAG AAATTGCCAGGAAAGATAGCGGAAATCCAACAGAGTCAACTGAAGGAAACAAGGAGGTCGCATCCACAAAAG AAATTGCTAGCCAAAATCCAACAGAGTCAGCTGCAAGAAACAAGGACGACGTCAAATCCACGGAAG aaAACGATTTCGAGAATTATATAATGGAGCAGTTGGAGGACGAAAATGTGGAAACCATTGCCCTGGAGGGGGAAGCAGGAGTAGGGAAAACATGGAAGGCTAGAAAAAGCAATGATTTTATCATCAATTCTGAGAACCACTTCTATGGAAATCTTTGGATATCTATGAACAAAGAGCACGACAAAAGGTTCCTTTATGATGTCCTTGCCCATCAGTTGTCCGTACAAGCAAGTACCGATGATTATCAAGAAGGTAATGACGAAAAGAAATCGGAAGAGTTAGTAAGGAAGATAACAAATATGCTCGTGGAAAGGAAAAGCAAGGAATCGGAAGTGTTGGAGATAACTAAGATGCTCAGGGAAATGGAACTCAAGAAAATGGAAGAGTTGGTAAGCGAGATACCTAAGAAGCTCAGGGGAATAGAAAGCAACAACTTGGAAGTGTTGGTGATAACTAAGATGGTCAGGGAAATGGAGAGCAAGAAAACGGAAGAGTTGAAAAGGAAGATAACTCAGAAGCTCGGAGAAATGGAAGAGAAGAAACTCTGGGAGAtggcaaaaaaaaagaaatccggAGGATCAGATAGACTTTCTGATAACAAAGTATTTCAGAGTAATGATCGACTGGAAGATCAGAAGCCGAAAACTGAGAAGTCAATTAAAAGTGTctggaaaaagaaggaaaaaaataagactGTTGGGTTACCGATTAATGAGAAGTCTGGAGGACATATATCATCTTCTAAAGAAAAActatttcttttagtaattctGGATGATATTCGTAGTGACAGTACTTATGAAGAGGGAACTAGGGCTGAATTGGAAACGTTGCTGCCAAAGGAATCTAGGCCCAAGTTTTTAGTCACAAGAAGAAGGGACACAGTGAGCAAGGACGAGAAAATATTGAAGAATGGGGAACTGATCATTGATATTGAGCCCTTGCGAGAAAAAGAGTCAGGGACTCTATTTAAGAAACTTCTCAAAACTTCAATTCTCCATGAGGAAAGTTTTGTAGCAAGCATTGAGAAAATTGCCCAAAAGAGCAATGGTTTGCCAATTGCAGTAGTCAAACTGGTAGTAGAAGCCTTAAATCTATCAGGAGCAAATGATCTAGAGCTTTTGAAATTGGAAAATGCTCTGAAACAAATAGCTAATTATAAGGAAGCAGATAAATGCACAAGTTCGCTCTTGCGCTTAGCAATTCACATGTTGCATGGAAGTGATCATGGATCTTGCAGTACCCCAGGAAACGACACTTTGGTCAATTGCTATTGGCATAGCTGGGAATTCATAAGCAGACATGGTGCAATAGATTACAATGTGTTGATATTCAGCTGGATATTGGAAGGATATTTCGGTTCTGCCGATCATATTAAGCAGTCATATGAAGAAGGGCATCGTGTGTTGATGAAACTAATAGGATGTGGGTTGCTGAAAATGCTAGAAGATAATCTTATTATGATGGAAGAATTGGTTCTTTCCATTCCTGATTGTCGTCGTGATGGATATGAGCAGAGATCAGTCCTGGGATTAGCTCGTGTTCTTGACGAAAGCATTTGGAAAGGATTTGGGACACTTGCACCTTCAGATTATATGATAAAGACACCAAAAAGAGGcccaaaaaaagataaatatatttcCACTCTCCTCATTCATGGAAGTAGTCTCTGCAGGGAAGACCTAGATTTATACTTCGAGGAGAAGCTAGGACTCCAAAATCTTGCCATTTTCAATCCCAGGTTCGATTCAATCCCTCGATTATTGTCTAAAATGGAAGAGCTTTGTGTGTTGATTCTCAGAGGTTGTGATCAATTGCAAGAGATCGATGCCATCCAAAACCTGAAATCACTGACAGTTCTGGAGATATCCGATGCTAACTtcttagaaaagaaagaaaagatcaCTGGCGATCTTTTTAAGGAAATGACTAATCTTCAGACCCTTAACTTGTGTGCAGTCTCCATCAAAATGCTTCCTTCCTCTCTTTCTAACCTGAAACAACTACGTTGGCTCATCCTTAGGAGGTGCCCTTTTTTGGAAAGCTTGCCAAATCTAAAAGAACTTACAAATCTCGAGGTGCTTGATCTTTCTGGTTCTACATCTTTGCTAAATATTACAGACAAAACCTTCTCCCATCTCAAGAAAATCCAATTCCTTGATTTTTCCCATACCTCAATTAAAAGACTTCCATTCCTTTGCAACCTTGGCAACCTTGAAAATCTCACTCAACTCTTGTTGCGCAACTGTAAGTTAAATAGATTGCCTTCCTTTAAAGCCTTACCTGCTCTTCAGTGTATTGATATCTCAGCTTCTAATTCTAATATGTTAAAGGATATCAAAGAAGACTTTTTTGAAAATAAGGATAAACTCAAGATCCTTCATTTGTCCAAGACTGAAATCAGCCGTTTGCCTTCCAATTTTGGCAACTTTCCAAATCTTGAGCTGCTTGATCTTTCTGATTCCTCCAAATTGGTTACAATCCCAGAAAATGCCTTCAAAAACATGGGTTGCCTCCGTCATCTCAACCTCTCAAACACAAAACTTGAAAGTCTACCAAAAATATCCAACCTTGTTAACCTTCGACAGCTCTTTCTTGAGAATTGTGCACTACATAAATTACCAAAAATGGAAGGAGTTACAAGACTTGAGGAGCTTCATCTTTCTAATGCTTCTAGTCTAGTTGAGATTGAAGATCAATCATTTGATTATCTGAGCCATATTTATCTTCTTGATTTCTCACAtaccaaaattaaaactctaCCATCACTGGCCAAGCTCAATAACCTTCGTTCTCTCAACCTTTCGGGAACAAGACTTACATTTCCTTGCATTTCCAGTCTCACCAACCTCACTCAGCTTTCACTTCGAGGTTGTTCAATCTCAGATCAATCAGAGCCAAATTTTGGAGAACATAAAAAGCTCGAGGTTTTGGATCTATCAGAGATCACAGGAATCACGTCTCTATCAACATTGAACAATCTTACCAGTCTTCGGGAGCTCAAGTTGAGAGGGTGTTCGAAGTTGGAGCAGCTTCAACATTTGGAATCGCTTGCTCATTTAGAGGTTCTTGATTTGTGGGAGACGGGAATCAAGCAATTTCCCAAAGAGATTTGTAAGTTGACTCAGTTGAAGCACCTAGATCTGCCAAAGGGTATAATGGGTATTCAAGAATCTGACTTGCAGAAGATGGAGCCCGAATTTCACTTTTATGTTTTCCCTGAGCAAGGCAAAGCTGGGGACATCCATTGGCACAAAGTTGATCCTAACTTCAGAAGAATTTACTTCAACACTCTATCTTTACCTGGGGAGTGTCGCCAGTTTTTGGAAATCATTGGGTCTATTGAGGTTAAGGATGTCCTCAAGAAAGCTGCATATATATCTTTGATTGGAAATAAGTTCATCACACGATTATCAGATCTTGGTGTGGAAAATGTGGATGCAATGAAAGGTTGTTGGCTACAGAGGTGCCCGGAAATGGAGACATTATGTttggaagaagaaatagaagacaAAACGGTGGGAAATCTAGAGATTTTGTGGGTATCAAACCTTCCCAAATTGAAGGATTTATGCAGCGGGATACAGCCAGCAGGTGGGGGCTTTAAAAATCTAACAGAAATGTATCTAGATTGTTGCCCATTGATTAAATCTGTCTTTCATTCTTCCCAATTCCCGGAAAAGCTTAAGatcctccaaatcaaattctgtGAGGATTTAGAAATACTGTTTGAGCCGAATACCTTGGATAAAGCTGGAAATCTAGAGATTTTGCGGGCATCAAACCTTCCCAAATTGAAGGATTTATGCAGCGGGATACATACAGCAGGTGGGGGCTTTAAAAATCTAACAGAAATGTATCTAGATTGTTGCCCATTGATTAAATATGTCTTTCATTCATCCCAATTCCCGGAAAAGCTTAAGATCCTCCGGATCAAATTCTGTAAGGATTTAAAAAGACTATTCGAGCAGAATAATGTCTTGGACGCTGATAAAAAATGGAGTTTACAGAAATTGCATTTGGTGGAACTGCCCAAGTTGACTGAGATGGGGGTGCCAGAGTCGAAGAAGATTCGTGATGTATTTCCATCACTAGAAGCAATCACAGTGAAGGAATGCCCAATGCTGGAGATCATGTCGGAAAAAATAAAGGAGGCAAATTGTAACAACGTTGAAGAAGATTG gAATATACAACTATAA
- the LOC122290448 gene encoding putative disease resistance protein At4g19050 isoform X19 gives MADQQSAERSNETKSKEIATKDSGHPTESAEGNKEVASTKEIARKYSRNPTELAEGNKEVASTKEISRKDSINPRELAKGNKEVASTKEIARKDSGNPTESAEGNKEVASTKEIARKDSGNPTELAEGNKEVTSTKEIARKDSGNPTELAEGNKEVASTKGHQLLPREFVTELAEGNKEVASTKEIARKDSGNPTESTEGNKEVASTKEIARKNSGNPIESADGNKEVASTKEIASQNPTESAARNKDDVKSTEENDFENYIMEQLEDENVETIALEGEAGVGKTWKARKSNDFIINSENHFYGNLWISMNKEHDKRFLYDVLAHQLSVQASTDDYQEGNDEKKSEELVRKITNMLVERKSKESEVLEITKMLREMELKKMEELVSEIPKKLRGIESNNLEVLVITKMVREMESKKTEELKRKITQKLGEMEEKKLWEMAKKKKSGGSDRLSDNKVFQSNDRLEDQKPKTEKSIKSVWKKKEKNKTVGLPINEKSGGHISSSKEKLFLLVILDDIRSDSTYEEGTRAELETLLPKESRPKFLVTRRRDTVSKDEKILKNGELIIDIEPLREKESGTLFKKLLKTSILHEESFVASIEKIAQKSNGLPIAVVKLVVEALNLSGANDLELLKLENALKQIANYKEADKCTSSLLRLAIHMLHGSDHGSCSTPGNDTLVNCYWHSWEFISRHGAIDYNVLIFSWILEGYFGSADHIKQSYEEGHRVLMKLIGCGLLKMLEDNLIMMEELVLSIPDCRRDGYEQRSVLGLARVLDESIWKGFGTLAPSDYMIKTPKRGPKKDKYISTLLIHGSSLCREDLDLYFEEKLGLQNLAIFNPRFDSIPRLLSKMEELCVLILRGCDQLQEIDAIQNLKSLTVLEISDANFLEKKEKITGDLFKEMTNLQTLNLCAVSIKMLPSSLSNLKQLRWLILRRCPFLESLPNLKELTNLEVLDLSGSTSLLNITDKTFSHLKKIQFLDFSHTSIKRLPFLCNLGNLENLTQLLLRNCKLNRLPSFKALPALQCIDISASNSNMLKDIKEDFFENKDKLKILHLSKTEISRLPSNFGNFPNLELLDLSDSSKLVTIPENAFKNMGCLRHLNLSNTKLESLPKISNLVNLRQLFLENCALHKLPKMEGVTRLEELHLSNASSLVEIEDQSFDYLSHIYLLDFSHTKIKTLPSLAKLNNLRSLNLSGTRLTFPCISSLTNLTQLSLRGCSISDQSEPNFGEHKKLEVLDLSEITGITSLSTLNNLTSLRELKLRGCSKLEQLQHLESLAHLEVLDLWETGIKQFPKEICKLTQLKHLDLPKGIMGIQESDLQKMEPEFHFYVFPEQGKAGDIHWHKVDPNFRRIYFNTLSLPGECRQFLEIIGSIEVKDVLKKAAYISLIGNKFITRLSDLGVENVDAMKGCWLQRCPEMETLCLEEEIEDKTVGNLEILWVSNLPKLKDLCSGIQPAGGGFKNLTEMYLDCCPLIKSVFHSSQFPEKLKILQIKFCEDLEILFEPNTLDKAGNLEILRASNLPKLKDLCSGIHTAGGGFKNLTEMYLDCCPLIKYVFHSSQFPEKLKILRIKFCKDLKRLFEQNNVLDADKKWSLQKLHLVELPKLTEMGVPESKKIRDVFPSLEAITVKECPMLEIMSEKIKEANCNNVEEDWNIQL, from the exons ATGGCCGATCAGCAGTCTGCAGAGCGAAGTAATGAAACCAAGTCTAAAG AAATTGCCACGAAAGATAGCGGACATCCAACAGAGTCAGCTGAAGGAAACAAGGAGGTCGCATCCACAAAAG AAATTGCCAGGAAATATAGCAGAAATCCAACAGAGTTAGCTGAAGGAAACAAGGAGGTCGCATCCACAAAAG AAATTTCCAGGAAAGATAGCATAAATCCAAGAGAGTTAGCTAAAGGAAACAAGGAGGTCGCATCCACAAAAG AAATTGCCAGGAAAGATAGCGGAAATCCAACAGAGTCAGCTGAAGGAAACAAGGAGGTCGCCTCCACAAAAG AAATTGCCAGGAAAGATAGCGGAAATCCAACAGAGTTAGCTGAAGGAAACAAGGAGGTCACATCCACAAAAG AAATTGCCAGGAAAGATAGCGGAAATCCAACAGAGTTAGCTGAAGGAAACAAGGAGGTCGCATCCACAAAAG GTCATCAACTTTTACCAAGAGAATTTGTTACAGAGTTAGCTGAAGGAAACAAGGAGGTCGCATCCACAAAAG AAATTGCCAGGAAAGATAGCGGAAATCCAACAGAGTCAACTGAAGGAAACAAGGAGGTCGCATCCACAAAAG AAATTGCCAGGAAAAATAGCGGAAATCCAATAGAGTCAGCTGATGGAAACAAGGAGGTCGCATCTACAAAAG AAATTGCTAGCCAAAATCCAACAGAGTCAGCTGCAAGAAACAAGGACGACGTCAAATCCACGGAAG aaAACGATTTCGAGAATTATATAATGGAGCAGTTGGAGGACGAAAATGTGGAAACCATTGCCCTGGAGGGGGAAGCAGGAGTAGGGAAAACATGGAAGGCTAGAAAAAGCAATGATTTTATCATCAATTCTGAGAACCACTTCTATGGAAATCTTTGGATATCTATGAACAAAGAGCACGACAAAAGGTTCCTTTATGATGTCCTTGCCCATCAGTTGTCCGTACAAGCAAGTACCGATGATTATCAAGAAGGTAATGACGAAAAGAAATCGGAAGAGTTAGTAAGGAAGATAACAAATATGCTCGTGGAAAGGAAAAGCAAGGAATCGGAAGTGTTGGAGATAACTAAGATGCTCAGGGAAATGGAACTCAAGAAAATGGAAGAGTTGGTAAGCGAGATACCTAAGAAGCTCAGGGGAATAGAAAGCAACAACTTGGAAGTGTTGGTGATAACTAAGATGGTCAGGGAAATGGAGAGCAAGAAAACGGAAGAGTTGAAAAGGAAGATAACTCAGAAGCTCGGAGAAATGGAAGAGAAGAAACTCTGGGAGAtggcaaaaaaaaagaaatccggAGGATCAGATAGACTTTCTGATAACAAAGTATTTCAGAGTAATGATCGACTGGAAGATCAGAAGCCGAAAACTGAGAAGTCAATTAAAAGTGTctggaaaaagaaggaaaaaaataagactGTTGGGTTACCGATTAATGAGAAGTCTGGAGGACATATATCATCTTCTAAAGAAAAActatttcttttagtaattctGGATGATATTCGTAGTGACAGTACTTATGAAGAGGGAACTAGGGCTGAATTGGAAACGTTGCTGCCAAAGGAATCTAGGCCCAAGTTTTTAGTCACAAGAAGAAGGGACACAGTGAGCAAGGACGAGAAAATATTGAAGAATGGGGAACTGATCATTGATATTGAGCCCTTGCGAGAAAAAGAGTCAGGGACTCTATTTAAGAAACTTCTCAAAACTTCAATTCTCCATGAGGAAAGTTTTGTAGCAAGCATTGAGAAAATTGCCCAAAAGAGCAATGGTTTGCCAATTGCAGTAGTCAAACTGGTAGTAGAAGCCTTAAATCTATCAGGAGCAAATGATCTAGAGCTTTTGAAATTGGAAAATGCTCTGAAACAAATAGCTAATTATAAGGAAGCAGATAAATGCACAAGTTCGCTCTTGCGCTTAGCAATTCACATGTTGCATGGAAGTGATCATGGATCTTGCAGTACCCCAGGAAACGACACTTTGGTCAATTGCTATTGGCATAGCTGGGAATTCATAAGCAGACATGGTGCAATAGATTACAATGTGTTGATATTCAGCTGGATATTGGAAGGATATTTCGGTTCTGCCGATCATATTAAGCAGTCATATGAAGAAGGGCATCGTGTGTTGATGAAACTAATAGGATGTGGGTTGCTGAAAATGCTAGAAGATAATCTTATTATGATGGAAGAATTGGTTCTTTCCATTCCTGATTGTCGTCGTGATGGATATGAGCAGAGATCAGTCCTGGGATTAGCTCGTGTTCTTGACGAAAGCATTTGGAAAGGATTTGGGACACTTGCACCTTCAGATTATATGATAAAGACACCAAAAAGAGGcccaaaaaaagataaatatatttcCACTCTCCTCATTCATGGAAGTAGTCTCTGCAGGGAAGACCTAGATTTATACTTCGAGGAGAAGCTAGGACTCCAAAATCTTGCCATTTTCAATCCCAGGTTCGATTCAATCCCTCGATTATTGTCTAAAATGGAAGAGCTTTGTGTGTTGATTCTCAGAGGTTGTGATCAATTGCAAGAGATCGATGCCATCCAAAACCTGAAATCACTGACAGTTCTGGAGATATCCGATGCTAACTtcttagaaaagaaagaaaagatcaCTGGCGATCTTTTTAAGGAAATGACTAATCTTCAGACCCTTAACTTGTGTGCAGTCTCCATCAAAATGCTTCCTTCCTCTCTTTCTAACCTGAAACAACTACGTTGGCTCATCCTTAGGAGGTGCCCTTTTTTGGAAAGCTTGCCAAATCTAAAAGAACTTACAAATCTCGAGGTGCTTGATCTTTCTGGTTCTACATCTTTGCTAAATATTACAGACAAAACCTTCTCCCATCTCAAGAAAATCCAATTCCTTGATTTTTCCCATACCTCAATTAAAAGACTTCCATTCCTTTGCAACCTTGGCAACCTTGAAAATCTCACTCAACTCTTGTTGCGCAACTGTAAGTTAAATAGATTGCCTTCCTTTAAAGCCTTACCTGCTCTTCAGTGTATTGATATCTCAGCTTCTAATTCTAATATGTTAAAGGATATCAAAGAAGACTTTTTTGAAAATAAGGATAAACTCAAGATCCTTCATTTGTCCAAGACTGAAATCAGCCGTTTGCCTTCCAATTTTGGCAACTTTCCAAATCTTGAGCTGCTTGATCTTTCTGATTCCTCCAAATTGGTTACAATCCCAGAAAATGCCTTCAAAAACATGGGTTGCCTCCGTCATCTCAACCTCTCAAACACAAAACTTGAAAGTCTACCAAAAATATCCAACCTTGTTAACCTTCGACAGCTCTTTCTTGAGAATTGTGCACTACATAAATTACCAAAAATGGAAGGAGTTACAAGACTTGAGGAGCTTCATCTTTCTAATGCTTCTAGTCTAGTTGAGATTGAAGATCAATCATTTGATTATCTGAGCCATATTTATCTTCTTGATTTCTCACAtaccaaaattaaaactctaCCATCACTGGCCAAGCTCAATAACCTTCGTTCTCTCAACCTTTCGGGAACAAGACTTACATTTCCTTGCATTTCCAGTCTCACCAACCTCACTCAGCTTTCACTTCGAGGTTGTTCAATCTCAGATCAATCAGAGCCAAATTTTGGAGAACATAAAAAGCTCGAGGTTTTGGATCTATCAGAGATCACAGGAATCACGTCTCTATCAACATTGAACAATCTTACCAGTCTTCGGGAGCTCAAGTTGAGAGGGTGTTCGAAGTTGGAGCAGCTTCAACATTTGGAATCGCTTGCTCATTTAGAGGTTCTTGATTTGTGGGAGACGGGAATCAAGCAATTTCCCAAAGAGATTTGTAAGTTGACTCAGTTGAAGCACCTAGATCTGCCAAAGGGTATAATGGGTATTCAAGAATCTGACTTGCAGAAGATGGAGCCCGAATTTCACTTTTATGTTTTCCCTGAGCAAGGCAAAGCTGGGGACATCCATTGGCACAAAGTTGATCCTAACTTCAGAAGAATTTACTTCAACACTCTATCTTTACCTGGGGAGTGTCGCCAGTTTTTGGAAATCATTGGGTCTATTGAGGTTAAGGATGTCCTCAAGAAAGCTGCATATATATCTTTGATTGGAAATAAGTTCATCACACGATTATCAGATCTTGGTGTGGAAAATGTGGATGCAATGAAAGGTTGTTGGCTACAGAGGTGCCCGGAAATGGAGACATTATGTttggaagaagaaatagaagacaAAACGGTGGGAAATCTAGAGATTTTGTGGGTATCAAACCTTCCCAAATTGAAGGATTTATGCAGCGGGATACAGCCAGCAGGTGGGGGCTTTAAAAATCTAACAGAAATGTATCTAGATTGTTGCCCATTGATTAAATCTGTCTTTCATTCTTCCCAATTCCCGGAAAAGCTTAAGatcctccaaatcaaattctgtGAGGATTTAGAAATACTGTTTGAGCCGAATACCTTGGATAAAGCTGGAAATCTAGAGATTTTGCGGGCATCAAACCTTCCCAAATTGAAGGATTTATGCAGCGGGATACATACAGCAGGTGGGGGCTTTAAAAATCTAACAGAAATGTATCTAGATTGTTGCCCATTGATTAAATATGTCTTTCATTCATCCCAATTCCCGGAAAAGCTTAAGATCCTCCGGATCAAATTCTGTAAGGATTTAAAAAGACTATTCGAGCAGAATAATGTCTTGGACGCTGATAAAAAATGGAGTTTACAGAAATTGCATTTGGTGGAACTGCCCAAGTTGACTGAGATGGGGGTGCCAGAGTCGAAGAAGATTCGTGATGTATTTCCATCACTAGAAGCAATCACAGTGAAGGAATGCCCAATGCTGGAGATCATGTCGGAAAAAATAAAGGAGGCAAATTGTAACAACGTTGAAGAAGATTG gAATATACAACTATAA